In a genomic window of Wyeomyia smithii strain HCP4-BCI-WySm-NY-G18 chromosome 1, ASM2978416v1, whole genome shotgun sequence:
- the LOC129716913 gene encoding antigen 5 like allergen Cul n 1-like yields the protein MGSLTLTVLILALLTTSNQEVSNTYYFPNYYCNPSLCQNGGPHVACYPPYTFGISCNDKQPQLVVMTTDLKAKILDQHNKQRAQLASGKLPGYAPAANMPTLQWDLELQYLAEANIRSCEYGHDKCRNTYWSKYVGQNIAILRHFGLEISKPESIKYFIDAWFNEYVYAYPYVESYPKYYYG from the coding sequence TTCTTATACTCGCTTTATTGACCACAAGTAACCAAGAAGTATCAAATACCTATTATTTCCCCAACTATTACTGTAATCCATCACTCTGCCAAAATGGTGGTCCTCACGTCGCATGTTATCCACCATATACTTTCGGTATCAGTTGCAATGATAAGCAACCACAATTAGTAGTTATGACCACTGATCTCAAGGCAAAAATCTTAGACCAACATAATAAACAACGAGCTCAACTGGCTAGTGGAAAACTGCCTGGATATGCTCCAGCCGCAAATATGCCGACACTTCAGTGGGATTTGGAATTGCAATATTTGGCAGAAGCAAATATAAGATCATGTGAATATGGTCACGATAAATGTCGTAACACGTATTGGAGCAAATACGTGGGACAAAATATTGCCATCTTGCGACACTTTGGATTAGAAATTTCCAAGCCAGAATCGATCAAATATTTTATAGATGCATGGTTCAACGAATATGTATACGCTTATCCTTACGTAGAAAGTTATCCAAAATATTACTATGGG